Below is a genomic region from Altererythrobacter sp. Root672.
TCCGCCAGATCTTGAAGCCCTTCGCCGCGACTTCGAGCGCGCGGTCGAGATCGCCGGCTTCGGCCAGCGGCAGCGCGCCGATCGCTTCGCCGGTCACGGGGTTGACCACCTCGAACGTGCGCCGGCCGCCGCCGGACACTTTCTCGCCATCGATGATCATGTGGAGGGCGGGATAGTCGGCCAAGGCGGGGGCTCCTTCATGGAATAGAGAGCCGCACCGGTAAGGTTCCGCGCGAGGGCGGGACCCTTTCGGCAAGACAGACGACTCTCCCGGTTCGTATGTGTTGCTTACGATTGCGGCGACCGCCGCGCCAAGTCAACGGGTACCGTTAGAGACCCAGCGCTTCGAGCCGCTCCACTTCCTCGCGATAGGGCTTGATGCCACGCCACATGAAGAACGTGGCGGTCGGCAGGAAGATAATCGCGGTGATTAGGATCGCCTTCCAGATCTGCTGCTCGTCCCCGACCACGAAAGTGCTGACGAAGCCGATCACCGCCGGGCCCATGGCGCCGAAGAAGGTGAACATGAACAGGTAGAGCGCGGTGACCTGCCCGCGCATTTCGTTGGGGGCGATGCGCTGGACGGCCGCGTTCTGCGCCGGAGCTCCGGCGAGGCCGAAGAACACCGACAGCGCCATGCAGATGATCGCCAGCTCGCCCGTTGGCATCAGCGGCATGGCGATGGTGACCACGGTGGTGCAGGTGAAGATGATCGCCGTCGCGCGAATATTGGCGTCCTTGTAGCGCTTGCCCAGCCAGGTCACGAAGGCGCCACCGGCGGTGATCCCCAGCAGCATCGACACAAGCAGCAGGCTGCCGAGCAGGTCGCCGAGCCGGGCTTCGTCCCAGCCTTCGTAAGTGCGCAGGATGAACGGCGCGCGGAATTGCGGCAGGCCCTGGCTCTCGGTCGCCGACATAGCCAGCGCCACGAACAGCGGCAGGAACACGTACTTGCGTTTCCAAATCGCCACCGCCGCGTCGAAACCCATGAAGGCCGCGATCTTGCGTCCGAAAGGCGCCGACGGTGGGACAAGCAGCCTCGCTTCGGGCGGGCTGCGGCGCGGCGGTTCCTTGACCGTCAGCCAGATCAGCGCGGCGAGCAGCCCGGGTGCGCCGACCATGATCAGCACCAGCTGCCAGCTAAAGATTTCGATCCCGAGGAAGCCGATCGTCTCGCCCAGC
It encodes:
- a CDS encoding MFS transporter, yielding MAIAPTGPGTVSVETAPSAATQPWPSEKAGFYALFAVVFATFVTFLDQTAFGLLAEKMKISFGISDFTLGLLLGPVTVVAYVVVGIPLARLVDIFPRKFVLSAGIAALGTIMALGGLAQNLWQLVSTRLFVGASSSANGPGSYSILVDYFKPLRIPLVFALLQLGYILGSSVGNIVGGRLIRWTDTLGETIGFLGIEIFSWQLVLIMVGAPGLLAALIWLTVKEPPRRSPPEARLLVPPSAPFGRKIAAFMGFDAAVAIWKRKYVFLPLFVALAMSATESQGLPQFRAPFILRTYEGWDEARLGDLLGSLLLVSMLLGITAGGAFVTWLGKRYKDANIRATAIIFTCTTVVTIAMPLMPTGELAIICMALSVFFGLAGAPAQNAAVQRIAPNEMRGQVTALYLFMFTFFGAMGPAVIGFVSTFVVGDEQQIWKAILITAIIFLPTATFFMWRGIKPYREEVERLEALGL